The following coding sequences are from one Geothrix sp. window:
- a CDS encoding cytidine deaminase gives MFDDPQSPAWTPLLEAAWKARDHAHAPYSRFQVGAALLTTTGAVFGGCNVENAAYPVCLCAERGALSAAVAAGLQPGGLVAAVVVTDVAELTPPCGACRQALIEFAGELPVLLANRHARQLHRLENLLPHSFTGGHFR, from the coding sequence GTGTTCGACGATCCGCAGTCCCCGGCCTGGACCCCTTTGCTGGAGGCGGCCTGGAAGGCCCGGGACCATGCCCATGCCCCCTATTCCCGGTTCCAGGTGGGTGCGGCCCTGCTGACGACCACGGGGGCCGTGTTCGGCGGTTGCAATGTGGAGAACGCCGCCTATCCCGTGTGCCTCTGCGCCGAGCGCGGCGCCCTGAGCGCAGCCGTGGCCGCGGGGCTGCAGCCCGGTGGCCTGGTGGCTGCCGTGGTGGTGACCGATGTGGCGGAACTCACGCCGCCCTGCGGAGCCTGCCGACAAGCACTGATCGAGTTCGCGGGCGAGCTGCCGGTGCTCCTGGCCAACCGCCACGCCCGCCAGCTCCACCGGCTGGAAAATCTGCTCCCCCACAGCTTTACGGGCGGACATTTTCGCTAG
- a CDS encoding DUF58 domain-containing protein: MRLWNDRHLRLSLTGLGLQYLLALLAVGAFSVNTGNNLLYLVFSLMLGLFLVSGVLSRRALQGLRLTGLEEGNLFARVRGGLRLRLQDEGHGRLRGLELHLVLDDGAVEPGFLGIASREGETTVVLQARVAHRGWTRLRALEFRTRFPFGLLEKSRFIELDHQALVLPHPRTPPAQPASWRGEGHRTLAQEGTSSPEGARPLRLGDSPGRVHWKRTAQRSQPWVRTFEEERPMGLHLRVDLTAWGPGRPFERELERLSGAILQARLQKRDISLEVQGPEGIREVHGHTPCWRALALAQAAGTGEGGTSLAPLS, encoded by the coding sequence ATGCGTCTCTGGAACGACCGCCACCTGCGCCTGTCCCTCACGGGGCTCGGTCTGCAGTACCTGCTGGCCCTGCTGGCGGTGGGCGCGTTCTCCGTCAACACCGGCAACAACCTGCTCTACCTGGTGTTCTCTCTCATGCTGGGACTCTTCCTGGTTTCGGGCGTCCTCAGCCGCCGGGCCCTGCAGGGCCTCCGGCTGACGGGCCTGGAGGAAGGCAACCTCTTCGCCCGGGTGCGGGGCGGCCTCCGGCTGCGCCTCCAGGACGAGGGACACGGCCGCCTCCGGGGGCTCGAACTGCATCTGGTGCTGGACGACGGCGCCGTGGAACCCGGGTTTCTGGGCATCGCCAGCCGGGAGGGGGAGACGACGGTGGTCCTCCAGGCCCGGGTGGCCCACCGGGGCTGGACCCGGCTGCGGGCCCTCGAATTCCGGACCCGCTTCCCCTTCGGCCTGCTGGAGAAATCCCGGTTCATCGAGCTGGACCACCAGGCCCTGGTACTGCCCCATCCCCGCACGCCACCCGCCCAGCCCGCCAGCTGGCGAGGCGAAGGGCACCGCACCCTGGCCCAGGAGGGCACCAGCAGTCCCGAAGGGGCCCGGCCCCTGCGGCTGGGCGACTCGCCGGGCCGGGTCCACTGGAAGCGCACCGCCCAGCGCAGCCAACCCTGGGTGCGCACTTTCGAGGAGGAGCGCCCCATGGGCCTGCATCTGCGGGTCGATCTCACCGCCTGGGGCCCTGGACGTCCCTTCGAGCGGGAACTGGAGCGCCTGTCCGGGGCGATCCTGCAGGCCCGGCTCCAGAAGCGGGACATCAGCCTGGAGGTGCAGGGTCCCGAGGGGATCCGGGAGGTCCACGGCCACACGCCCTGCTGGCGGGCCCTCGCCCTGGCCCAGGCCGCGGGAACCGGGGAAGGCGGAACCAGCCTGGCTCCGCTAAGCTGA
- a CDS encoding amino acid permease produces the protein MFERLFRTKSLEQLRASADEPEHQLKKNLGAFDLTMFGIGAIIGAGIFSSIGTAAAGNMADGRLPAGPGLVLSILIVALICGFTALAYAELASMIPVSGSAYTYAYATLGELMAWIIGWDLLLEYAISNVAVAISWGDYARSFFSTVFHVNIPGWLGMDPRSALKLVEGVPAMDLSAKLHALAQAKAGLANGAATFLNWDVVKAAPTIAGMPITINFLAVVITALITWLCYIGIKESARVNSVMVVIKVMILLAVVGLGIKFIDTGNWHPFVPHGWKGIQAGAAIIFFAFIGFDAVSTTAEECRNPGRDLPRGILGSLVICTFIYAAVALVVTGMLHYTKLGGIADPLAYIFTQHHMGGIAAVISFGAVIATTAALLVYQVGQPRIFMSMSRDGLLGPWFGKVHPKFKTPGHATVLTGFLVAIPAALLNIDEVVELANIGTLFAFVIVCVAVLLLRKRRPEASRKFTMPFAWFVAPAGIVGCFWIAKGLPALTWYRFFGWLGIGLVIYFLYGARKSRLGAAIPR, from the coding sequence ATGTTCGAGCGCCTCTTCCGCACCAAGTCCCTGGAGCAGCTGCGTGCCAGCGCGGACGAGCCCGAACACCAGCTCAAGAAGAACCTGGGGGCCTTCGACCTGACCATGTTCGGCATCGGCGCCATCATCGGCGCCGGCATCTTCTCCAGCATCGGCACCGCCGCGGCGGGGAACATGGCGGACGGGCGCCTGCCCGCCGGACCAGGTCTGGTGCTGAGCATCCTCATCGTGGCCCTCATCTGCGGCTTCACGGCCCTGGCCTACGCCGAGCTGGCCTCCATGATCCCCGTGTCGGGCAGCGCCTACACCTATGCCTACGCGACGCTGGGCGAGCTCATGGCCTGGATCATCGGCTGGGACCTGCTGCTGGAATACGCCATCTCCAACGTGGCCGTGGCCATCTCCTGGGGCGACTACGCCCGCAGCTTCTTCTCCACGGTCTTCCACGTGAACATCCCGGGCTGGCTGGGCATGGACCCGCGCTCGGCCCTGAAGCTGGTGGAGGGTGTGCCCGCCATGGACCTTTCCGCCAAGCTGCACGCCCTGGCCCAGGCCAAGGCAGGCCTGGCCAACGGCGCCGCCACCTTCCTCAACTGGGACGTGGTGAAGGCTGCGCCCACGATTGCCGGGATGCCCATCACCATCAACTTCCTGGCGGTGGTGATCACGGCCCTCATCACCTGGCTCTGCTACATCGGCATCAAGGAGAGCGCCCGGGTGAACAGCGTCATGGTGGTCATCAAGGTGATGATCCTGCTGGCGGTGGTGGGCCTCGGCATCAAGTTCATCGACACGGGCAACTGGCATCCCTTCGTGCCCCACGGATGGAAGGGCATCCAGGCGGGCGCAGCCATCATCTTCTTCGCCTTCATCGGCTTCGATGCGGTGAGCACCACGGCGGAGGAATGCCGCAATCCCGGCAGGGACCTGCCCCGGGGCATCCTCGGGTCGCTGGTCATCTGCACCTTCATCTACGCGGCCGTGGCCCTGGTGGTGACGGGCATGCTGCACTACACGAAGCTCGGCGGCATCGCCGACCCCCTGGCCTACATCTTCACCCAGCACCACATGGGCGGCATCGCCGCCGTCATCAGCTTCGGAGCCGTCATCGCCACCACCGCAGCATTGCTCGTGTATCAGGTGGGCCAGCCCCGCATCTTCATGAGCATGAGCCGCGACGGTCTGCTGGGCCCCTGGTTCGGCAAAGTGCATCCGAAGTTCAAGACGCCTGGCCACGCCACCGTACTCACGGGCTTCCTCGTGGCCATCCCGGCGGCCCTGCTGAACATCGACGAGGTGGTGGAGCTGGCCAACATCGGCACGCTGTTCGCCTTCGTCATCGTCTGCGTCGCAGTGCTCCTGCTCCGCAAGCGCCGTCCCGAGGCCTCCCGCAAATTCACCATGCCCTTCGCCTGGTTCGTGGCGCCAGCAGGCATTGTCGGCTGCTTCTGGATCGCCAAGGGCCTGCCTGCCCTCACTTGGTATCGCTTCTTCGGCTGGCTGGGCATCGGCCTGGTGATCTACTTCCTCTACGGAGCGCGGAAGAGCCGATTGGGGGCAGCCATTCCGAGATAG
- a CDS encoding riboflavin synthase, whose protein sequence is MFTGLIRHLGTLESRSSRPGGARLRIAAPADLLARAELGASIAVNGACLTSAAVDGRAWEAELSEETLAKTTLGRLALGATLHLEPALRVGDPLDGHLVSGHVDGIGQLVARPHGERGLDEGIWRFSLPAAQAPMTAPKGSIAVDGISLTVVDCGNDWFTVALIPETVKRTALSGMRPGDAVNLEADPIGRFVARALALRGSDEKLAKFAQGGWGA, encoded by the coding sequence ATGTTCACCGGCCTGATCAGACATCTCGGCACCCTGGAATCCCGCTCCTCACGCCCCGGCGGGGCGCGGCTGCGCATCGCGGCCCCGGCAGACCTGCTGGCCCGCGCGGAGTTGGGGGCCAGCATCGCCGTGAACGGCGCCTGCCTCACCAGCGCGGCCGTGGATGGCCGTGCCTGGGAGGCGGAGCTCAGTGAGGAGACCCTCGCCAAGACCACCCTGGGCCGCCTGGCGCTGGGTGCGACGCTGCACCTGGAACCGGCCCTGCGCGTGGGCGATCCCCTGGACGGCCACCTGGTGTCGGGCCACGTGGACGGCATTGGACAGCTGGTGGCGCGGCCCCATGGCGAGCGCGGCCTGGACGAGGGCATCTGGCGCTTCAGCCTGCCCGCGGCCCAGGCGCCCATGACCGCGCCCAAGGGCTCCATCGCCGTGGATGGCATCTCGCTGACGGTGGTGGACTGCGGCAATGACTGGTTCACCGTGGCCCTCATCCCCGAGACCGTGAAGCGCACCGCCCTGAGCGGCATGCGCCCGGGCGATGCCGTCAACCTCGAAGCCGACCCCATCGGCCGCTTCGTGGCCCGGGCCCTGGCCTTGCGGGGCAGCGACGAGAAGCTGGCGAAGTTCGCGCAGGGGGGATGGGGCGCCTGA
- the smpB gene encoding SsrA-binding protein SmpB, giving the protein MSEDLVRNRKALHNYHVLETWEAGVALQGTEVKALRAGLGQLQDAYVDAVGGELWLKQAHISPYEFGTYANHDPLRARKLLLHKAEITKITAKVVRKGLTIIPLAIYLNEKGMIKVKVALAEGKAVGDKREALKQREQKREMDRIRKGARE; this is encoded by the coding sequence ATGTCCGAGGATCTCGTCCGCAACCGCAAGGCCCTGCACAACTACCACGTCCTCGAGACCTGGGAGGCCGGCGTCGCGCTCCAGGGCACCGAGGTGAAGGCCCTGCGGGCGGGCCTGGGACAGCTGCAGGACGCCTACGTGGACGCCGTGGGCGGCGAGCTCTGGCTCAAGCAGGCCCACATCTCACCCTACGAGTTCGGCACCTACGCCAACCACGATCCCCTGCGGGCCCGCAAGCTCCTGCTGCACAAGGCCGAGATCACCAAGATCACCGCCAAGGTGGTGCGCAAGGGCCTCACCATCATCCCCCTGGCCATCTACCTCAACGAGAAGGGCATGATCAAGGTGAAGGTGGCGCTGGCCGAAGGCAAGGCCGTGGGCGACAAGCGCGAGGCCCTGAAGCAGCGGGAGCAGAAGCGTGAGATGGACCGCATCCGGAAGGGCGCGCGGGAGTAG
- a CDS encoding DedA family protein, with protein sequence MLQKLLAPIVAWMVALMAAMGPLGVMLLMAIESACIPLPSEVIMPFAGYLAYKGQLTFFGLGAGNPVAQIWIAGIFGALGCNLGSIPAYEVGAWGGRRAVEKYGRYIWLHTGHLDQAHRFFERFGTWAIFIGRLLPVVRTFIALPAGIAKMDRTRFHLYTFAGSLPWCLALAWVGYKLGEKWNTLGAYFHKLDAVIGVLILAGVAWFIYDHVKSRVKG encoded by the coding sequence ATGCTGCAGAAGCTCCTCGCCCCCATCGTCGCCTGGATGGTGGCCCTCATGGCCGCCATGGGGCCCCTGGGCGTCATGCTGCTCATGGCCATCGAAAGCGCCTGCATTCCGCTGCCCAGCGAGGTGATCATGCCCTTCGCCGGGTACCTCGCCTACAAGGGCCAGCTCACCTTCTTCGGTCTGGGCGCGGGCAACCCCGTGGCGCAGATCTGGATCGCGGGAATCTTCGGGGCGCTGGGCTGCAACCTGGGCAGCATTCCTGCCTACGAGGTGGGCGCCTGGGGTGGACGCCGCGCCGTGGAGAAGTACGGCCGCTACATCTGGCTGCACACGGGCCACCTGGACCAGGCCCACCGCTTCTTCGAGCGCTTCGGCACCTGGGCCATCTTCATCGGTCGCCTGCTGCCCGTGGTGCGCACCTTCATCGCCCTGCCTGCGGGCATCGCCAAGATGGACCGCACCCGCTTCCACCTCTACACCTTCGCCGGCAGCCTGCCCTGGTGCCTGGCCCTGGCCTGGGTGGGCTACAAGCTGGGCGAAAAGTGGAACACCCTGGGCGCCTACTTCCACAAACTCGATGCCGTCATCGGCGTGCTGATCCTGGCGGGTGTGGCGTGGTTCATCTATGACCACGTCAAGAGCCGGGTGAAGGGTTGA
- a CDS encoding hybrid sensor histidine kinase/response regulator: MADPASAGLSHDRMQALLAYSWDILSLLDGEGRLIYNSPAAQRLHGFSPEEMDGRSTFEFFHQEDAPRVGEAFQACLAQPGQPVRVEYRYARKDGSWIWMEAVAVNLLDTPSVQAIVVNSRDISERVAAQQALRDSERFADRILDALRHNLTVLDGEGRILKVNGAWQDFASANGLPAGFPWEGVNYLDVCARATGADADTAQAMAEGMKAVLLGGLPEFTLEYPCHSPGQQRWFQALVTPFQGLGPARLVVSHLDITSLRKAEENRLQLERQLQRSQKMESLGSLAGGVAHDMNNVLGSILGMASMHQELHPADSPAQQAFSIIARACQRGGGLVRRLLDFARQDLTETKVVDLNILLQEEVLLLERTTLGRVQCTTELAPQLPFIRGDSSALVHAVMNLCLNAVDAMPEGGELHLRTRPGHRGWVELEVEDTGTGMPSEVLERAMDPFFTTKPPDKGTGLGLSIVYSTVNAHQGTMELHSEPGKGTRVTLRFPTIDFTVVEETPPPLGGLGETARPMDILLVDDDELIRATLGPVIRCLGHRVTLAFSGEEALGRLAAGKVPQVIILDMNMPGLGGQGTLPLLRDRHPDLPVFLATGRVDQAALELARTYPGVTLIPKPFSMRDLKEHLDAVAARLKT, translated from the coding sequence ATGGCCGATCCAGCGTCTGCGGGCCTGAGCCACGACCGCATGCAGGCTCTTCTGGCCTATTCCTGGGACATCCTCTCCCTCCTCGACGGGGAGGGGCGCCTCATCTACAACTCGCCGGCCGCCCAGCGTCTGCACGGTTTCAGCCCCGAGGAGATGGATGGACGCAGCACCTTCGAGTTCTTCCACCAGGAGGATGCGCCGCGCGTCGGCGAGGCCTTCCAGGCCTGCCTCGCCCAGCCGGGGCAGCCGGTGCGGGTGGAGTATCGCTATGCGCGCAAGGACGGCTCCTGGATCTGGATGGAGGCGGTGGCCGTCAACCTCCTGGACACGCCCTCCGTCCAGGCCATCGTGGTCAACTCCCGGGACATCAGCGAGCGGGTGGCGGCGCAGCAGGCGCTCCGCGACTCCGAGCGCTTCGCCGACCGGATCCTCGATGCCCTGAGGCACAACCTCACGGTGCTGGACGGGGAGGGCCGGATCCTCAAGGTCAACGGGGCCTGGCAGGACTTCGCCTCCGCCAACGGCCTGCCCGCCGGCTTCCCCTGGGAAGGCGTCAACTACCTGGATGTCTGCGCGCGGGCGACGGGTGCCGATGCCGACACGGCCCAGGCCATGGCGGAGGGGATGAAGGCCGTGCTGCTGGGGGGATTGCCGGAGTTCACCCTCGAATACCCCTGCCACTCCCCCGGCCAGCAGCGCTGGTTCCAGGCCCTCGTCACCCCCTTCCAGGGCCTCGGTCCAGCCCGGCTGGTGGTGTCCCACCTCGACATCACGAGCCTGCGGAAGGCCGAGGAGAACCGCCTTCAGCTCGAGCGCCAGCTGCAGCGCTCGCAGAAGATGGAAAGCCTGGGGAGCCTTGCCGGCGGCGTCGCCCACGACATGAACAACGTGCTCGGCTCCATCCTCGGCATGGCCTCCATGCACCAGGAGCTCCATCCCGCGGACTCGCCCGCCCAGCAGGCCTTCTCCATCATCGCCCGGGCCTGCCAGCGGGGCGGCGGCCTGGTCCGCCGCCTGCTGGACTTCGCCCGCCAGGACCTCACGGAAACCAAGGTGGTCGATCTGAACATCCTGCTCCAGGAGGAGGTCCTGCTGCTGGAGCGCACCACCCTCGGGCGGGTCCAGTGCACCACGGAGCTGGCGCCGCAGCTGCCATTCATCCGCGGCGACTCCAGCGCCCTCGTCCATGCCGTCATGAACCTCTGCCTCAATGCCGTCGACGCGATGCCGGAGGGCGGCGAGCTCCACCTCCGCACCCGTCCGGGACACCGGGGCTGGGTCGAGCTCGAGGTGGAGGACACGGGGACCGGCATGCCCAGCGAGGTGCTGGAGCGGGCCATGGACCCCTTCTTCACCACCAAGCCCCCGGACAAGGGCACCGGCCTGGGGCTCTCCATCGTCTACAGCACGGTGAACGCCCACCAGGGCACCATGGAACTGCACAGTGAGCCCGGAAAGGGCACCCGGGTCACCCTCCGGTTCCCCACCATCGACTTCACGGTGGTTGAAGAAACCCCTCCGCCCCTGGGCGGGCTGGGCGAAACAGCCCGTCCCATGGACATCCTGCTGGTGGACGACGACGAGCTGATCAGGGCCACGCTGGGGCCGGTGATCCGCTGCCTGGGGCATCGCGTCACGCTGGCATTCAGCGGCGAAGAGGCGCTCGGGCGCCTGGCCGCCGGGAAGGTGCCCCAGGTCATCATCCTCGACATGAACATGCCCGGCCTGGGTGGGCAGGGCACCCTCCCCCTGCTCCGCGACCGGCACCCCGACCTGCCGGTGTTCCTCGCCACGGGCCGCGTCGATCAGGCGGCCCTGGAGCTGGCCCGCACCTACCCCGGCGTCACCCTCATCCCCAAGCCCTTCAGCATGAGGGACCTGAAGGAGCACCTGGACGCGGTGGCGGCCCGGCTCAAGACCTGA
- the pip gene encoding prolyl aminopeptidase — MPLRKDPVSWLYPPIEPYKVQRLKVSDLHELHVEESGNPNGKPVVFLHGGPGGGTSPKHRRYFDPEKYRIILFDQRGCGASTPYADVRENSTWDLVADVERIREHLGIQRWMVFGGSWGATLGLAYAEEHPERVTGLILRGIFLLRQREVDWLYQEGASRIFPDAWEPYRDAIPEAERGDFMGAYAKRLLSEDPAVNLPAAKAWSIWEGATSKLIPDPDFIASYGDEATTLAFARIECHYFLNKGWMSEAQLLRDAPKLKGIPGAIIQGRYDMVCPIESAWALSKAWPEADLVIVPDAGHSAYDAGISRALVSATDRFAN; from the coding sequence ATGCCGCTTCGCAAGGATCCCGTCAGCTGGCTCTATCCGCCCATCGAGCCGTACAAGGTCCAGCGGCTCAAGGTCTCGGACCTGCACGAGCTGCATGTCGAGGAGAGCGGCAATCCAAACGGCAAGCCGGTCGTCTTCCTCCACGGCGGGCCCGGCGGCGGCACCAGCCCCAAGCACCGCCGTTATTTTGATCCAGAGAAGTACCGCATCATCCTCTTCGACCAGCGCGGCTGCGGCGCGAGCACGCCCTACGCCGACGTGCGCGAAAACAGCACCTGGGACCTGGTGGCCGACGTCGAGCGCATCCGCGAGCACCTGGGCATCCAGCGCTGGATGGTCTTCGGTGGCTCCTGGGGCGCCACGCTGGGCCTGGCCTACGCGGAGGAGCACCCGGAGCGCGTGACGGGGCTGATCCTCCGCGGCATCTTCCTGCTGCGCCAGCGCGAGGTGGACTGGCTCTACCAGGAGGGTGCCAGCCGCATCTTTCCCGATGCCTGGGAGCCCTACCGCGACGCCATCCCCGAAGCGGAGCGCGGCGACTTCATGGGCGCCTACGCCAAGCGTCTGCTGAGCGAGGATCCGGCCGTGAACCTGCCCGCGGCCAAGGCGTGGAGCATCTGGGAGGGCGCCACCAGCAAGCTGATCCCCGATCCCGACTTCATCGCCTCCTACGGCGACGAGGCCACCACCCTGGCCTTCGCCCGCATCGAATGCCACTACTTCCTGAACAAGGGCTGGATGAGTGAAGCCCAGCTGCTGCGCGATGCGCCGAAGCTCAAGGGCATCCCCGGCGCCATCATCCAGGGCCGCTACGACATGGTCTGCCCCATCGAGAGCGCCTGGGCCCTGTCCAAGGCCTGGCCCGAGGCGGATCTCGTCATCGTGCCGGACGCCGGCCACAGCGCCTACGATGCCGGCATCTCGCGGGCGCTGGTCTCCGCCACGGACCGGTTCGCGAACTGA
- a CDS encoding DMT family transporter has translation MPYLGESAALLTSLCWSLNSVCFTVAGRRVGSAAVNLGRLLMAWATLLLVHQVVYGSLFPMQAGGARLGWLGVSGLIGFALGDAVLFEAFVLIGARLAMLLMTLSPIFSALLAWLFLGQALTLPKLLAMTVTLGGIAWVVWGGGDHEKHPHLWRGILLGIGGALGQSIGLVFSKFGLAGDFPPISANLIRVTAGVAALLLWFGATGRLRGTLGALRDGRATAFIGLGAVTGPVLGVVLSLIAIAKAPMGVAATLMSLSPILLLPVSHFVFKEKVGGHAILGTLLALAGAAALFFV, from the coding sequence TTGCCCTACCTCGGCGAAAGCGCCGCCCTCCTCACCTCGCTCTGCTGGTCCCTGAACTCCGTCTGCTTCACGGTGGCCGGCCGGCGCGTGGGCTCGGCGGCGGTGAACCTGGGCCGCCTGCTCATGGCCTGGGCCACGCTGCTGCTGGTGCATCAGGTGGTCTACGGCAGCCTCTTCCCGATGCAGGCCGGCGGCGCCCGCCTGGGCTGGCTGGGCGTGTCGGGGCTCATCGGCTTCGCCCTGGGCGACGCGGTGCTCTTCGAGGCCTTCGTGCTCATCGGCGCCCGGCTCGCCATGCTGCTGATGACGCTCTCGCCCATCTTCAGCGCGCTGCTCGCCTGGCTGTTCCTGGGCCAGGCCCTGACCCTGCCCAAGCTCCTGGCCATGACCGTCACCCTCGGCGGCATCGCCTGGGTGGTGTGGGGCGGGGGCGACCACGAGAAGCATCCCCACCTCTGGCGTGGCATCCTGCTGGGCATCGGGGGCGCCCTGGGCCAGTCCATCGGCCTGGTCTTCAGCAAGTTCGGCCTGGCAGGGGATTTCCCGCCCATCTCCGCCAACCTCATCCGCGTCACCGCGGGCGTGGCGGCGCTCCTGCTCTGGTTCGGCGCCACGGGCCGCCTGCGGGGGACGCTCGGCGCCCTGCGCGATGGCCGGGCCACGGCCTTCATCGGGCTCGGCGCGGTCACCGGCCCGGTGCTGGGCGTGGTGCTCTCCCTCATCGCCATCGCCAAGGCCCCCATGGGCGTGGCCGCCACCCTCATGTCCCTGTCGCCCATCCTCCTGCTGCCCGTGTCCCACTTTGTCTTCAAGGAGAAGGTGGGCGGCCATGCCATCCTCGGGACACTGCTGGCCCTGGCAGGCGCAGCGGCGTTGTTCTTTGTCTAG
- a CDS encoding coproporphyrinogen-III oxidase family protein: protein MNPELGRRLPELRRAARSEPLGLYLHVPFCLDRCTYCSFTTTRDRALQPETIRRLIAEVTAWGAALERPAVDTLYLGGGTPSLLAADELEALTAAVRQAFDLGPLAEATLEANPGTVDLAWLSQARGLGWDRISLGVQALDDTLLAHLGRIHGSAQALESLELAERAGFQRRSADLMVGIPGQSLSKVVADARVLAATGLEHLSIYLLDLDKACPLRGEIDAGRLVLPSEDEVADVFEALQAELPAQGLLPYEISNYARPGAESIHNTRYWERRPYLGLGPSAASQLGPFRWIESSVIPAWAEGRGQADVQELDAAEILSEIPLLGLRMHRGLDWGALRHEADRRNLRPLCDAWEAHLRSLAKEDLVIWEGDHVRLGARGMLMSNGILQMFV from the coding sequence TTGAACCCTGAGCTCGGGCGCCGGTTGCCCGAACTCCGGAGGGCGGCCCGGTCCGAACCCCTGGGTCTCTACCTCCATGTCCCGTTCTGCCTGGACCGCTGCACCTACTGCTCCTTCACCACCACGCGGGACCGGGCCCTCCAGCCGGAGACGATCCGGCGCCTCATCGCCGAGGTGACCGCCTGGGGCGCGGCCCTGGAACGGCCCGCGGTGGATACGCTCTACCTGGGCGGCGGCACGCCCTCCCTGCTGGCGGCCGATGAACTGGAGGCGCTCACGGCGGCCGTGCGGCAGGCCTTCGACCTGGGGCCGCTGGCGGAAGCCACCCTGGAGGCCAACCCCGGCACCGTGGACCTGGCCTGGCTGAGCCAGGCGCGCGGCCTGGGCTGGGACCGCATCAGCCTGGGCGTGCAGGCCCTGGACGACACCCTGCTGGCCCATCTGGGCCGCATCCACGGCTCGGCCCAGGCCCTCGAGTCCCTCGAGCTGGCAGAGCGGGCCGGCTTCCAGCGCCGCAGCGCGGATCTCATGGTGGGCATCCCCGGACAGTCCCTGTCAAAAGTGGTGGCGGACGCCCGCGTCCTGGCCGCCACCGGCCTCGAGCACCTCAGCATCTACCTGCTGGACCTGGACAAGGCCTGCCCCCTGCGCGGCGAGATCGATGCGGGGCGGCTGGTCCTGCCCTCGGAGGACGAGGTGGCCGACGTGTTCGAGGCCCTCCAGGCCGAGCTGCCCGCACAGGGTCTCCTGCCCTACGAGATCAGCAACTACGCCCGCCCCGGCGCCGAATCCATCCACAACACCCGCTACTGGGAGCGCCGTCCCTACCTGGGTCTGGGGCCCAGCGCCGCCTCCCAGCTGGGCCCCTTCCGATGGATCGAGTCCAGCGTCATCCCCGCCTGGGCCGAAGGCCGCGGCCAAGCGGACGTTCAGGAGTTGGACGCCGCGGAGATCCTGTCCGAGATCCCCCTGCTGGGTCTGCGCATGCACCGAGGCCTCGACTGGGGGGCCCTGCGGCACGAAGCCGACCGCCGGAACCTGCGCCCCCTCTGCGATGCCTGGGAGGCCCACCTGCGCAGCCTCGCCAAGGAGGACCTCGTCATATGGGAAGGCGACCACGTGCGCCTCGGGGCCAGGGGCATGCTCATGAGCAATGGCATCCTGCAGATGTTCGTCTGA
- a CDS encoding DUF4124 domain-containing protein, which produces MIAVAGLLVLAILGQPQPHTYRWRDDHGQVQITNTPPPPGAEVLEAPPPQAVEPGHAGRPEMLRQSANRGGRRQALLSPAQQQAWEALNQRLARARAEGDRPTLEAVTDSLIYDCLWGNGLWAMPVLPLLSVALMGLLGWWLALGFRTGPKLPLVAGFLLLGAAFGHLALNVFLYHPQAVRLRQNLELLEQHMGTDRALRPEHRTLLQQRYVALEQAAEPLQAPWRFPAEVKALRQALKQVMVEP; this is translated from the coding sequence GTGATCGCTGTCGCGGGACTGCTGGTCCTGGCCATCCTGGGCCAGCCGCAGCCGCACACTTATCGGTGGCGGGACGACCACGGCCAGGTCCAGATCACCAACACCCCGCCCCCTCCGGGCGCGGAGGTGCTGGAGGCGCCCCCACCCCAGGCCGTCGAGCCCGGTCACGCCGGACGGCCGGAAATGCTCCGCCAGAGCGCGAACAGGGGCGGGCGGCGCCAGGCGCTGCTCAGCCCTGCCCAGCAGCAGGCCTGGGAGGCCCTGAACCAGCGCCTGGCCAGGGCGCGCGCCGAGGGGGACCGCCCGACCCTGGAGGCGGTGACGGACTCCCTCATCTATGACTGCCTCTGGGGCAACGGGCTGTGGGCGATGCCCGTGCTGCCCCTCCTCTCGGTGGCCCTCATGGGGCTCCTGGGCTGGTGGCTGGCCCTCGGCTTCCGGACGGGTCCCAAGCTCCCCCTGGTCGCAGGCTTCCTCCTGCTGGGGGCGGCCTTCGGCCACCTGGCCCTGAACGTCTTCCTCTACCATCCCCAGGCGGTGCGCCTGCGCCAGAACCTGGAGCTGCTCGAGCAGCACATGGGCACCGACCGGGCCCTGCGCCCGGAGCACCGGACCCTCCTGCAGCAGCGCTACGTCGCCCTCGAGCAGGCCGCGGAGCCCCTGCAGGCACCCTGGCGGTTCCCCGCCGAAGTGAAGGCGCTTCGCCAGGCCCTGAAGCAGGTGATGGTTGAACCCTGA